In Asterias amurensis chromosome 4, ASM3211899v1, one genomic interval encodes:
- the LOC139936566 gene encoding uncharacterized protein: MAEAALHIETTCKIRHVHIECPICLSRFTDPKILDCLHSFCLKCLQELIDKQDPKTDLIICPMCKKETSIPDEGLSDLLSCSFLSSLIDDFINLGGSKEDINPPVSTCEGCDEGLEAVSRCVDCEVNFCKTCLTIHAKLKSNRHHQIVNAVGSSSNVRPKDKDKTETQTCWPHTDQELCFYCDTCELLVCLKCVVFDHRASNHNLSEINDTIRSYRRAVDEALQKFDECRKQFQKVDDSIKHSQQRLQLMVDQVLRDIVAKEEEEITKIRNASRLLQERVTQIGQERGEGFESIQSSNHDTMSRAEQIVASVNDLMQHADNFELLDLKPKVMHNLDFHKELQFQTVQHSKSFIRFKGHDIVTDADLGEIVEEEKWEVKTEFGKFGEGDGEFKDARDVACFSIGDIVVTDSKRWLLSTFTSKGSYKSTGGQRGTEDGKLKQPFNVAVTSDDLLLVTDGQDVKVYDRELRYIRQFRPSQNQVEGQSESLLCGIAVDKKDRIAVVDCKRKVISLHNMDGSIISTIHHDDISSDCCLSVSSKERLIFTNYDEMKLFCVDFMGNEVFNISTSIDGKPAYPYGVCCDDAGDIYVSVYCGGFGAYEIHHYDASGEHIGCVARGLFYPLGMTFTPTGDLIVADMHSVKVLRHL, translated from the coding sequence ATGGCCGAAGCTGCTTTACACATtgagaccacttgcaagattagacatgtacacatcgaatgcccaatctgccttagtcggttcaccgatccgaaaatcctggactgtcttcacagcttctgcttaaaatgtcttcaggaacttaTAGACAAACAGGATCCGAAGACGGATCTTATTATTTGCCCAATGTGTAAAAAGGAAACGTCAATCCCAGATGAAGGATTGTCGGATCTTCTTAGCTGCTCTttcttgagctcgcttattgaTGACTTCATTAATCTGGGAGGTTCGAAGGAGGACATTAACCCTCCTGTTTCCACATGCGaaggatgcgacgaaggtcttgaagccgtctcacggtgtgttgactgtgagGTAAATTTTTGCAAGACATGTCTGACAATCCacgcaaaattaaaaagtaacagACATCATCAAATCGTTAATGCTGTCGGTTCGTCGTCAAATGTGCGACCCAAAGACAAGGACAAAACTGAAACACAAACGTGTTGGCCacacactgaccaggaactgtgtttctatTGCGACACGTGTGAATTACTTGTGTGTCTCAAATGTGTGGTGTTCGATCACCGAGCGTCCAACCACAATCTCTCTGAAATCAATGATACCATTCGATCTTATCGTCGAGCTGTTGATGAAGCCTTGCAGAAGTTTGACGAGTGTCGCAAGCAATTCCAAAAAGTGGATGACTCTATCAAACACTCACAGCAAAGATTACAGCTCATGGTCGACCAGGTTCTTCGAgatattgtggctaaggaggaagaggaaatcactaagataagaaatgcatctcgcctccttcaagaaagagtcactcaaatcggtcaagaaagaggTGAGGGATTTGAAAGCATACAGAGCAGCAATCACGATACgatgagccgtgcagagcagatcgtagcttcagtcaatgacttgatgcaacatgctgataactttgagctgctggacctcaagccaaaagttatgcacaacttagacttccacaaagagcttcagtttcaaacagtgcaacatagcaagtcattcatccggttcaaaggtcatgatatcGTCACTGATGCAGATCTCGGGGAAATAGTAGAGGAAGAGAAGTGGGAGGTGAAGACAGAGTTTGGTAAATTTGGGGAAGGTGATGGGGAGTTCAAGGATGCAAGGGACGTTGCTTGTTTTAGCATTGGTGACATTGTCGTTACTGATTCAAAGAGGTGGCTATTATCCACATTTACATCAAAGGGTAGTTACAAATCTACAGGTGGTCAACGTGGAACAGAGGACGGTAAACTAAAACAACCTTTTAATGTCGccgtgacctctgatgacctgcttctggttactgacggacaggatgtaaaggtttatgatagagAACTGAGATACATTCGTCAGTTCCGACCCTCACAGAATCAAGTCGAGGGGCAGTCAGAGAGTCTACTTTGTGGTATTGCTGTGGACAAGAAAGATCGTATTGCAGTGGTTGACTGTAAGAGAAAGGTAATATCTCTGCATAATATGGATGGATCCATtatttccacaatacatcatgacGATATTAGTAGCGACTGCTGTCTATCTGTAAGCAGCAAGGAGCGTCTGATCTTCACAAACTACGACGAGATGAAACTATTTTGtgtggatttcatgggaaacgaggtgttcaatatcagcacCTCCATTGACGGCAAACCTGCCTATCCTTATGGTGTGTGCTGCGACGATGCTGGAGACATCTATGTGTCTGTTTATTGCGGTGGCTTCGGAGCCTATGAGATACatcattacgatgcatcaggtgagcacatcggctgtgtagctcgTGGCTTGTTCTATCCTCTAGGCATGACGTTTACTCCTACCGGTGACCTCATCGTGGCTGATATGCACTCGGTCAAGGTCTTGCGTCACCTGTGA
- the LOC139936612 gene encoding uncharacterized protein produces MAEAALHTETTCKIRHVHIECPICLSRFTDPKILDCLHSFCLKCLQELIDKQDPKTDIIICPMCNKETSIPDEGLSDLLSCFFLSSLIDDVINLKGPKEDINPPVSTCEGCDEGLEAVSRCVDCEVNYCKTCLTIHAKLKSHRHHQIVNAVGVSNERPKDKDKTEAQKCRKHTDQELCFYCDTCELLVCLKCAVFDHRASNHNLSEIKDSIRSCRRAVDEALQKFDECRKQFQKVNDSIKHSQRILQLMVDRALRDIVAKEEKEITKIRNASRLLQERVTQIGQERGEGFESIQSSNHDKMSRAEQIVASVNDLMQHADDFELLDLKPKVMHNLDFHKELQFQTVRHSKSFIGFKGHDIVTDADLGEILEEEKWEIKTKFCKYGEGEGEFKYTRDVACFSNGNVVVIDSTRCLLSTFTSKGSYKSTGVQSGTEDGKLKQPFGVTVTSDDLVLVTDGQDVKVYDRELRYIRQFRPSQNQVEGQSKSLLRGISVDKKDRIAVADCKRKVISLHNMDGSIISTIHHDDISSYYQLSVSSKERLIFTDYGNKKLVCVDFMGNEVFNISTSIDGRPVHFYGVCCDGAGDIYVSGYCRGFDSGIHHYDASGEHIGCVARGLNYYQGMKFTPTGDLIVADSHSVKILHRL; encoded by the coding sequence ATGGCCGAAGCTGCTTTACACactgagaccacttgcaagattagacatgtacacatcgaatgcccaatatgcctgagtcggttcaccgatccgaaaatcctggactgtcttcacagcttctgcttaaaatgtcttcaggaacttaTAGACAAACAGGATCCGAAGACGGATATTATTATTTGCCCAATGTGTAACAAGGAAACGTCAATCCCAGATGAAGGATTGTCGGATCTTCTTAGCTGCTTTttcttgagctcgcttattgatgacgtcattaatctcAAAGGTCCAAAGGAGGACATTAACCCTCCTGTCTCCACATGCGaaggatgcgacgaaggtcttgaagccgtctcacggtgtgttgactgtgagGTGAATTATTGCAAGACATGTCTGACAATCCACGCGAAATTAAAAAGTCACAGGCATCATCAAATCGTTAATGCTGTCGGCGTGTCAAATGAGCGACCCAAAGACAAGGACAAAACTGAAGCACAAAAATGCCggaaacacactgaccaggaactgtgtttctatTGCGACACGTGCGAATTACTTGTGTGTCTCAAATGTGCTGTTTTTGATCACCGAGCGTCCAACCACAATCTCTCTGAAATCAAGGATTCCATTCGATCTTGTCGTCGAGCTGTTGATGAAGCCTTGCAGAAGTTTGATGAATGTCGCAAGCAATTCCAAAAAGTGAATGACTCTATCAAGCACTCACAGCGTATATTACAGCTCATGGTCGACCGGGCTCTTCGAgatattgtggctaaggaggaaAAAGAAATCACTAAGATAAGAAATGCATCTCGCCTCCTTCAAGAAAGAGTCACTcaaatcggtcaagaaagaggTGAGGGATTTGAGAGCATACAGAGCAGCAATCACGAtaagatgagccgtgcagagcagatcgtagcttcagtcaatgacttaatgcaacatgctgatgactttgagctgctggacctcaagccaaaagttatgcacaacttagacttccacaaagagcttcagtttcaaacagtgcgacatagcaagtcattcatcgggttcaaaggtcatgatatcgtcactgatgcagatctcggtgaaatactagaggAAGAAAAGTGGGAGATAAAGACAAAGTTTTGTAAATATGGGGAAGGTGAGGGGGAGTTCAAGTATACAAGGGACGTTGCTTGTTTTAGCAATGGTAACGTTGTCGTTATTGATTCAACACGGTGTCTATTATCCACATTTACATCAAAGGGTAGCTACAAATCTACAGGTGTTCAAAGTGGAACAGAGGACGGTAAactaaaacaaccttttggtgttaccgtgacctctgatgacctggttctggttactgatggacaggatgtaaaggtttatgatagagAACTGAGATACATTCGTCAGTTCCGACCCTCACAGAATCAAGTCGAGGGGCAGTCAAAGAGTCTACTTCGTGGTATTTCTGTGGACAAGAAAGATCGGATTGCAGTGGCTGACTGTAAGAGAAAGGTAATATCTCTCCATAATATGGATGGATCCAtcatttccacaatacatcatgacGATATTAGTAGCTACTACCAGTTATCTGTAAGCAGCAAGGAGCGTCTGATATTCACAGACTATGGCAATAAGAAActagtttgtgtggatttcatgggaaacgaggtgttcaatatcagcacCTCCATTGACGGCAGACCTGTCCATTTTTATGGTGTGTGCTGCGACGGCGCTGGAGACATCTATGTGTCTGGTTATTGCCGTGGCTTTGACAGTGGGATACatcattacgatgcatcaggtgagcacatcggctgtgtagctcgTGGCTTGAACTATTATCAAGGCATGAAGTTTACTCCTACCGGTGACCTCATCGTGGCTGATTCGCACTCGGTCAAGATCTTGCATCGTCTGTGA